A section of the Cryobacterium soli genome encodes:
- a CDS encoding proline dehydrogenase family protein, translating into MSNPLPHVQQDLGAEAVALVTKWLADSATIPADVSAERLAGVLKDPNGLDFTVGFVDGVMRPEDVMVAGYNLQRVAKLAPAFLPPALRGAIGVGGVLGPVLPWVVIPAARKVLRQMVGHLVVDATPDKLGPAIELLRASGNRLNINLLGEAVLGEKEALRRLEGTRALLARDDVDYVSIKVSSIASQLSMWAFDEAVDRVVARLTPLYELAAASPTPKFINLDMEEYRDLDLTIAVFERILDQPRLQGLEAGIVLQAYLPDALGALQGLTQWAHARRAGGGAPIKVRVVKGANLAMEHVDAVVHGWPLATYSSKQDTDTNYKRVLSWALTPQNTDAVRIGVAGHNLFDVAYAHLLAQSRGVDDRIEFEMLLGMATSQAEAVKKDVGRLLLYTPVVNPAEFDVAISYLIRRLEENASDENFMSAVFELVDTPALFDREKERFLASLVNLESGPDARRGSIQAPPPNRGQDRSVIVPLEPLPAADAPALTMPPPEADDPNLTALVLGLTRGSVSRSKSVLGGFHNEPDTDPSLPANRDWGRAILARVETSTLGRDGIRAARIADADRLDEVIGTVTRAAADWARKSGAERAIILHRAGVALAAHRADLIEVMASETGKTIAEGDPEVSEAVDFAHYYAERARDLDAVQGAIFVPSRLTVVTPPWNFPVAIPAGGVLAALAAGSGVILKPATLAQRTGAVLAEALWEAGVPRDVLALVDLPDRELGSRLLAHPDVDRVILTGAYETAKLFRGLREDLPLLAETSGKNAIIVTPAADLDLAAADVIKSAFGHAGQKCSAASLVILVGSVARSTRFLGQLVDAATSLRVGRPADPDSQMGPIIEPANGKLLHALTELGAGEKWLVEPKLLDDSLETGVGQLWSPGIRTGVVPGSYFHLTEFFGPVLGVMHARTLEEAIRYQNAVDYGLTAGLHSLDADEIAQWVDTVQAGNLYVNRGITGAIVQRQPFGGWKRSAVGPGSKAGGPNYLFGLGGWVTDPGKNSSTLHLRGLEQRITDLIEASQPSLPYEDFDVLRRSALSDALAWREEFGTVTDVSELGLERNLFRYSALPVTVRLGDDGNLALLLRVIAAGLVSKSRFVVSSAIPVPPKVRAVLAPRDIPVIIESDDEWLARVAAGGVTTSRVRLIGSDPVTGAAADASAFAAAVGASPDIAVYAHPVTQSGRVELLPFLREQAISITNHRFGNPSTLTDDVI; encoded by the coding sequence ATGAGCAATCCCCTTCCTCACGTGCAGCAGGACCTCGGTGCGGAGGCTGTAGCCCTCGTCACCAAGTGGCTGGCCGACAGCGCGACAATTCCAGCGGATGTATCGGCGGAACGCCTGGCCGGAGTGCTGAAGGACCCGAACGGCCTCGACTTCACCGTGGGCTTCGTCGACGGAGTGATGCGGCCGGAAGACGTGATGGTCGCCGGCTACAACCTGCAGCGGGTGGCCAAACTCGCGCCCGCTTTCCTGCCGCCGGCCCTGCGCGGGGCCATCGGAGTGGGCGGTGTGCTGGGACCGGTGCTGCCGTGGGTGGTCATCCCCGCGGCCCGTAAGGTGCTGCGGCAGATGGTGGGACACCTGGTCGTCGACGCCACCCCCGACAAGCTCGGCCCGGCCATCGAACTCCTGCGCGCGTCGGGCAACCGGCTCAACATCAACCTCCTCGGCGAGGCCGTGCTCGGCGAGAAGGAGGCTCTCCGCCGCCTCGAGGGAACCCGGGCCCTGCTCGCCCGTGATGACGTGGACTACGTGTCGATCAAGGTCTCCTCGATCGCCAGCCAGCTATCCATGTGGGCCTTCGACGAAGCCGTCGATCGGGTCGTCGCCCGGCTCACCCCCCTCTACGAGCTGGCCGCGGCGTCGCCGACCCCTAAGTTCATCAACCTCGACATGGAGGAGTACCGCGACCTCGACCTCACCATCGCGGTCTTCGAACGCATCCTGGACCAGCCCCGCCTGCAGGGCCTCGAGGCCGGCATCGTGCTGCAGGCCTACCTACCGGACGCCCTCGGCGCGCTGCAGGGACTCACCCAGTGGGCGCATGCCCGCCGGGCCGGCGGTGGCGCGCCCATCAAGGTTCGCGTCGTCAAGGGCGCCAACCTCGCCATGGAGCACGTCGACGCCGTCGTGCACGGCTGGCCGCTGGCCACCTACTCCAGCAAGCAGGACACCGACACCAACTACAAGCGGGTGCTGAGCTGGGCGCTGACCCCGCAGAACACGGATGCTGTGCGTATCGGCGTCGCCGGGCACAACCTCTTCGACGTGGCCTATGCCCACCTGCTGGCGCAGTCGCGGGGCGTCGACGATCGCATCGAGTTCGAGATGCTCCTGGGCATGGCCACAAGCCAGGCCGAGGCCGTGAAGAAGGACGTCGGCCGCCTGCTGCTCTACACCCCTGTCGTGAACCCCGCCGAATTCGACGTGGCCATCAGCTACCTCATCCGCCGGCTGGAGGAGAACGCGAGCGACGAGAACTTCATGTCGGCGGTCTTCGAGCTCGTCGATACCCCGGCGCTGTTCGACCGGGAGAAGGAACGCTTCCTGGCTTCCCTGGTCAACCTGGAGTCCGGCCCCGATGCGCGTCGCGGCAGCATCCAGGCGCCGCCGCCCAACCGCGGGCAGGACCGGTCGGTGATTGTGCCCCTCGAACCGCTGCCCGCGGCCGATGCGCCCGCCCTCACCATGCCGCCGCCCGAAGCGGATGACCCCAACCTCACCGCCCTGGTGCTCGGGCTCACCCGCGGCTCGGTTTCACGCAGCAAGTCGGTGCTCGGCGGGTTCCACAATGAGCCGGACACCGACCCGTCCCTGCCCGCCAACCGCGACTGGGGCCGAGCCATCCTGGCCCGCGTGGAGACCTCCACGCTCGGCCGCGACGGCATCCGCGCCGCCCGCATCGCCGATGCCGACCGGCTCGACGAGGTCATCGGTACCGTCACCCGGGCCGCCGCCGATTGGGCCCGGAAGTCCGGCGCGGAACGCGCGATCATCCTGCACCGGGCCGGAGTGGCCCTCGCCGCGCACCGAGCCGACCTGATCGAGGTGATGGCCAGCGAGACCGGAAAGACCATCGCCGAGGGCGACCCCGAGGTGAGCGAGGCAGTTGATTTCGCCCACTACTACGCCGAACGCGCCCGTGACCTCGACGCCGTGCAGGGAGCCATCTTCGTGCCGTCCCGGCTTACCGTCGTCACCCCGCCGTGGAACTTCCCCGTGGCGATCCCGGCCGGCGGCGTGCTCGCCGCCCTCGCCGCGGGCTCCGGCGTGATCCTCAAGCCCGCCACCCTGGCCCAGCGCACCGGCGCAGTGCTCGCCGAGGCCCTCTGGGAGGCCGGCGTTCCCCGCGACGTGCTCGCCCTCGTCGATCTGCCCGACCGGGAACTCGGCAGCAGGCTGCTCGCCCACCCCGACGTCGACAGGGTGATCCTCACCGGCGCATACGAGACCGCGAAGCTCTTCCGGGGCCTGCGTGAAGACCTCCCGCTGCTGGCGGAGACCAGCGGCAAGAACGCCATCATCGTGACCCCGGCTGCCGACCTCGACCTCGCCGCCGCCGACGTCATCAAGAGCGCCTTCGGCCATGCCGGCCAGAAGTGCTCGGCCGCGAGCCTGGTGATCCTGGTCGGCTCCGTCGCCCGCTCCACCCGGTTCCTCGGACAGCTCGTGGATGCGGCGACCTCGCTGCGCGTGGGACGGCCCGCCGATCCCGACAGCCAGATGGGCCCCATCATCGAGCCCGCGAACGGCAAGTTGCTGCACGCCCTCACCGAGCTCGGCGCCGGCGAGAAGTGGCTGGTCGAGCCGAAGCTGCTCGACGATTCCCTGGAGACCGGAGTCGGACAGCTCTGGTCGCCCGGGATCCGCACCGGCGTGGTCCCCGGCTCGTACTTCCACCTCACCGAATTCTTCGGCCCGGTGCTCGGTGTCATGCACGCGCGCACCCTCGAGGAAGCCATCCGCTACCAGAACGCCGTCGATTACGGCCTGACGGCCGGGCTGCACTCCCTCGACGCCGATGAGATCGCCCAGTGGGTCGACACCGTGCAGGCGGGCAACCTCTACGTGAACCGCGGCATCACCGGCGCGATCGTGCAGCGACAGCCCTTCGGCGGCTGGAAGCGCTCGGCCGTGGGCCCCGGCAGCAAGGCCGGCGGACCGAACTACCTGTTCGGTCTCGGCGGCTGGGTGACCGACCCCGGCAAGAACAGCTCCACGCTGCACCTGCGCGGTCTCGAACAGCGCATCACCGACCTCATCGAGGCGTCACAGCCCTCCCTGCCCTACGAGGACTTCGACGTGTTGCGACGCTCGGCGCTCAGCGACGCCCTGGCCTGGCGCGAGGAGTTCGGCACCGTCACCGACGTGTCGGAGCTCGGCCTGGAGCGCAACCTGTTCCGTTACTCTGCGCTGCCCGTCACCGTGCGGCTCGGCGACGACGGCAACCTGGCCCTGCTCTTGCGGGTCATCGCGGCCGGTCTGGTGTCGAAGTCCCGGTTCGTGGTCTCCAGCGCGATCCCGGTACCGCCCAAGGTGCGCGCCGTGCTCGCGCCGCGCGACATCCCCGTGATCATCGAAAGCGACGACGAGTGGCTGGCCCGCGTGGCCGCCGGGGGAGTGACCACGAGCCGGGTGCGCCTGATCGGCAGCGACCCGGTCACCGGCGCGGCCGCAGATGCGTCGGCGTTCGCCGCCGCGGTCGGCGCCAGCCCGGACATCGCGGTTTACGCGCATCCGGTGACCCAGTCCGGCCGGGTCGAACTGCTCCCGTTCCTGCGCGAGCAGGCCATCTCCATCACCAACCACCGTTTCGGCAACCCGAGCACCCTCACGGACGACGTCATCTAG
- a CDS encoding adenosine deaminase: MKTHATWPVAELHVHIEGTLETELLVTLARRNGVLLPSYDPDALRELYRFTDLQSFLDIYYANLAVLRTEEDFYDLGMAYLTRATAAGVRRAEIFFDPQTHLANGIPLEVVFAGLTRALTEARAGLGISADLILCFLRHLGGAAALETLDAAIPYLDQFIGVGLDSAEVGFPPSMFTEVFAKAAALGLRRVAHAGEEGGPDYVSEALDLLGVERVDHGIRSIEDPHLIEHLRERQIPLTVCPLSNVCLRAVPVLGVHPLPAMLAEGLLVTISSDDPAYFGGYVDDNLNAVQSEFALSPQQMATLARNSFRASFLPEAEKLRHIAAVDEHLEGLLRLTSGA; this comes from the coding sequence TTGAAGACCCACGCCACCTGGCCCGTCGCCGAACTGCACGTGCACATCGAGGGCACCCTCGAGACCGAACTGTTGGTGACCCTGGCGCGGCGGAACGGCGTCTTGCTGCCCAGCTACGACCCGGATGCGCTGCGGGAGCTCTACAGATTCACTGACCTGCAGTCGTTCCTCGACATCTACTACGCCAACCTCGCCGTGCTCCGCACCGAGGAGGACTTCTACGATCTCGGTATGGCCTATCTCACCCGGGCCACGGCGGCGGGGGTGCGCCGCGCGGAGATCTTCTTCGATCCGCAGACCCACCTGGCCAACGGCATCCCGCTCGAGGTCGTGTTCGCCGGGCTCACCCGGGCCCTCACTGAGGCCCGTGCCGGCCTGGGAATCTCCGCCGACCTCATCCTCTGCTTCCTCCGCCACCTTGGCGGTGCGGCCGCCCTGGAGACCCTCGATGCGGCAATCCCCTACCTCGACCAGTTCATCGGTGTGGGGCTCGACTCAGCCGAGGTCGGCTTCCCGCCCTCGATGTTCACCGAGGTCTTCGCCAAGGCCGCTGCTCTGGGCCTGCGCCGGGTCGCCCACGCCGGCGAAGAGGGCGGGCCGGACTACGTGAGCGAAGCGCTCGACCTGCTCGGAGTCGAACGGGTCGACCACGGCATCCGCTCCATCGAAGACCCCCACCTGATCGAACACCTGCGCGAGCGGCAGATCCCGCTCACGGTGTGCCCGCTCTCGAACGTCTGCCTGCGGGCGGTCCCAGTGCTCGGCGTGCATCCGTTGCCCGCGATGCTGGCCGAAGGTCTGCTCGTCACGATCAGCAGCGACGACCCGGCCTACTTCGGCGGCTACGTCGACGACAACCTGAACGCCGTGCAGAGCGAGTTCGCATTGTCGCCGCAACAGATGGCGACCCTGGCGCGCAATTCCTTCCGGGCGTCCTTCCTTCCCGAGGCCGAAAAACTCCGGCACATCGCCGCCGTGGACGAGCACCTCGAGGGCCTGCTGCGACTAACCTCGGGAGCATGA